The sequence below is a genomic window from Eubalaena glacialis isolate mEubGla1 chromosome 13, mEubGla1.1.hap2.+ XY, whole genome shotgun sequence.
GTGTGGGGGCGAGAACTGGGGCCACAGAGCAGGGCCCTGAGCTGGCCTCACAGCCTGTGCAGAGGCAGGGGAACATGGCAGGAGCTCCGGGCCAGTGGGTCTGTGCGGTGCTAAGGCCGggccccctgcccacctggaCATGGCAGAAAGTGACTTTACCAAGACAAGGTGGCGCCCTGGCCCAAGGCTAACTGCCCTCTGGCCCGGCCTTCTGCAGACCCGACCAGGTTTCCATGCTGGACAACTACCAGTACGATGATGGCTGTGAGCCCTGTGGGAATGACAGCTTCAGCCGAGAGCCAGCTGTGGTCAagttctcctcccccttcacacGTGAGTGCCCCGCCCAGCCCTTCCCAAGACACCTGGAAAGCTGTCTCGTGCTGCAGCCCACACCCTTTGCGCTTTGGTCTTACATTGGAGTTACTTAGGAAAACGTCCACCCTCGAGGACTGGCTCAGGTGTCCTCCACCCCAGCCCGACTCATGGCTGAGCCCAGCCCACACCGGCTCAGTGTGACTCGTTTCCACAGAGATCAAGGAGTTTGCCATTGTTCCGCTGCATGCGGCCCCATCGGATGCGGTGGCTGAGATCGACTCTCTCTATGATGTCTACCTGGATGTCTGGCAGAAGTGGGACTTGGAGGTGAGGCAACCACCCCTCCATCCCCAGCATTGGGCTCTGGGGCCCCCATTCTGCCCTGGGCTAACCAGTGTGTGTCTCCTGGTAGGACATCATGTTGATGGGTGATTTCAATGCTGGCTGCAGCTACGTGACCCCCTCGCAATGGTCATCCATCCGCCTGCACAAGAGCCCCCCCTTCCAGTGGCTGATTCCTGACACTGCCGACACCACCGTTACATCCACGCACTGTGCCTATGACAGGTGAG
It includes:
- the DNASE1 gene encoding deoxyribonuclease-1 isoform X3; translation: MLPSPTTLCRDDPNTYHYVVSEPLGRNSYKERYLFLFRPDQVSMLDNYQYDDGCEPCGNDSFSREPAVVKFSSPFTQIKEFAIVPLHAAPSDAVAEIDSLYDVYLDVWQKWDLEDIMLMGDFNAGCSYVTPSQWSSIRLHKSPPFQWLIPDTADTTVTSTHCAYDRIVVAGPLLQGAVVPNSAAPFDFQAAYGLSDQTALAISDHYPVEVTLKRA
- the DNASE1 gene encoding deoxyribonuclease-1 isoform X2; the protein is MRGARLMGVLFALAGLLQQALSLRIAAFNIRTFGETKMSNATLSNYIVQILNRYDIALVQEVRDNHLTAVGRLLDKLNQDDPNTYHYVVSEPLGRNSYKERYLFLFRPDQVSMLDNYQYDDGCEPCGNDSFSREPAVVKFSSPFTQIKEFAIVPLHAAPSDAVAEIDSLYDVYLDVWQKWDLEDIMLMGDFNAGCSYVTPSQWSSIRLHKSPPFQWLIPDTADTTVTSTHCAYDRP